taaccctttcggtaccagcgttactttcatgtaacatttatttaaaaattcgtcaaaaatatttcattaaataattttttcggtttcgatggcttaattgaaagataataacgcctagttactggattagtacaaaaagttagtttaatattataccttttttttatcgagaaaggaactgaaattcacattttgtatatggtcataattttgaaaaaatgatttaaaaaatgttaatccaaaaagtgttttgttttttttggcttagaagaaatAGCATACATTattagactgattaaaaaaaaattttttttttgttcaaagtaatgccgaaaatattgttggaaatgacgaaaaaaaatactgcaaAAGTTTCAGcccatcgcaaatttctatttcccatacgatttacATGGGAAGGATTGTGTTTccgagtttggaattttataaatttttaatggttcatcaattttttaattttagataatttaaaggactacaacagtattttattttgttagccaatacttgcaccgtttacaaaataataaagcaagggtttgctaaacaaaaaacggttttgacttaatattacttattttttatttgtttcaacaaaaataatgtgtaccaaatcgatagaaaatgttgtaacaaacaattaatagctttattttttgctgtAGGACATCCtaaagccgagttattcccaaaaaacgatatttttgggtgttttcgcactggttttgcatgcgttcatttatcaattgctcggccatctttggtgataaagagctgatttttccTTTAATGCAGGAaatgaatagggctacaaaaaaagttagaaaaatgtcagtCATGATATaaccttttttcgaaataatgatgaaaatgtgttttttaacaacaagaatttgactttaaatggctgctaTTTTGTATTtgctcactcaaatacaataaaattacatttaaacgaTAGGAAATATAAGAAAGACAATGTATGttcattttttggtctacgacaatctggagcaaagatattagcttggaagtaaaatatcccaaaaaatgcatttttgtgaataactccgctaaaaagaatgatcaggtggtgagaaattggggttaagcctttcaaatatacccctatcgatccatgaaataaaacctGACAGTGCCTCTGCTCGCAAGGTGAAATGACGCTTTGACAGGACTATTGTGTGCGTTtataaaatttgcaaaaattgaaTGACCAACAATTAACCGCCGAGTCGGAACCGCTAAGCAGAAATTTACTTTTTCATGACAGTGATACTCTTGGAGGTTTAGTTAATTTCTTCCTAGAATACGAACAAGTATGTTAACCCTCGGTAGAGTATTGTATACCGTATGCACCTTTTAAATTTTCAGCGTATTTATTAGTTTCCGTTTTTTGAATTGCATATTAAAGTTAGCATTCCACATCGTGATTTGTGCTCCAAATGTTGATgtgttacttttatttataaccgacttccaaaaaggagaaggttatcaattcgtctgtattttttttttcatgtttgatACCTCATAAGTCATAAGTTTCGACTGGGTGATTTTGATGATTCTTAAGTATGGAAGAAAACTCTAATATAACGATTCATAGAAGTCGGTTTTTCTTGTtcataaaatgattattttataaCCATTGAAACAATAAATAATCTTGTGCCAttgttattaaaatattaaaatacggtaatgtcttttattttcttttattacaaaattattttaaaagtccAAGCGAAATCTAGCTTATATTTATCAACTAAATGCTTCCCTGGGAATTTAATATGTAGACTTGTTTTAGTTAATGACCActaaaagaaaaacagaaacaatgaaagaatatttttcaaaatgttttaaattgttTACCTTGATAGATGTATTTGGCATTCCTAACAATGAAATTTTCGATGATCCATCAATTAAATCATTTAATGCATACAAATCAATTTCATTATCATCATATGGATAATCCAAAACAATAGCATATACACTAGTTCCTCCATTAGGCAACATACTGCTTGTATACCAAACTCCAGGAGTAACCGTATCGTTTTGATGTAACCAAGGTTTAGTGCCGTATATAGCTTCACCATTCATATCAAGCCATTTTCCCATATCTCGAAGTCTTTCTTCGAAAATGGGTAGAATTGTTCCATATTTTGTTGGTCCAACATTTACAAGAATATTTCCGCCACAACTTACAGTGGTTACAAGTTCTTTGCAGAGAAATTTGTTATAAGTTTATGCACATTGAAAATTGTATAGTAAGATACCTTTGATAAGTTCCTTCGATGTCATATAATCTGCAAGGGTAGTGTCATAACGCTGTCCCCAACTAGTTTTGTCCAATGTGAATGCATTTTCCCATTTATGGGGTTGAAGAACTCCtagaaaaatacaaattcaaagAATGTTTTACATCGAATGCACCAATACGGTAGGTTCCAATCACAGTTTACACACCTGGATTGTATCTGTCAGAGCAAGTCCAAAAGTCGCCATGCAAACAATGTGTAGCAAACCCCCATCTGTCGTTTGTGACCACTGTATCTCGAACAGGGCTTTCATTATATAGCctaaaataccaaataaaaaccataaaGATAAGTTATGGTGACCTATAAATAAATTTCGCAAACATAAGCACCAAGCGATAAAATCTGTTGAATTCCAATATGGTGGTGGAGCCTCCCAATCACCATCTGACCAAATAACTTCTGGATTATAAAGTTCAATCAATTCATGAAGTTCAGGCAGAACCTTATCTTGAACGTATTTGTTCTCCAAAAATATGTGCAATTTATCTTGAACATAGAGTCGATTGAACCACTCGAACAACGAGTAATACAAACCAAATCGAATGGAAGTTTTTTCACGAATAGCTTCAGACAATTCTCCTGTGggtaataaaaatgaaattgattaaataagttttttatttatttatgatatcTCGAAAGAACGACGCACCTATGATATCGATTCCAGGCCCAACGTCTTTTGAATTCCAACTGAAAGAGTGACTTGATGGCCAGAGAGCAAATCCGTCGTGATGTTTACTCGTCAGTACTACGTATCTGTAatgaaacattgttttttttttctatttgcaaTAGAGTAATTAATTTAATCATCACTTTGCTCCACTGTCTTGAAACAAAAGTGCCCATTGAGTAGCATTAAATAGCTCGGCAGTGAATTCTTTTGCAAATTCCTGATATGTAAAGCCCGGCCGgtaatttttcttcataaaatctATGTAAGATGGTACTTTTTGACCTacgaaaaacacaaaacaacacaATTTGATAAGATTTTTAAGGCTAAACAATAATATTACTCATATACAAACCTTGCCAATTAGTCCAAAACCATTCTGAGCCATAACTTGGAACAGAATACACACCCCAATGGAGGAATATTCCAACTTTAGCATCATCATACCATTGTGGCAGAGGTCTTTTATCTAAACTCTCCCATGTTGGTTCatatttttgtcttattttattATCACAATCTAGATCTCCACAttcgaaattaaattttgatgaaTTGACTTtatcaaaacacaaaaataatacagtAATTGAAAGAATAACGAGAACCGGCAAATGACGACGAATCATGACTGGTTCAAGTGACGATGCAACTGAAACTAATCATAACAATCGGTCAAGTGTGAAGTGTATGAGTTCAACATCAGAGTTGAGTGTAGTACCTAGTACATCTGGTTGGATGAGTAGATTTGCTCGTTTTTGTTATCTactcataaatatttaatttgatgTTTATAAATTCTAATCGAAATGAAAATATGAGTGAAGTAGTATAAAGCATGTACTTCAAATCTGAacttgaaaagaaaattaatattaatatatttatgGGTGTAATAAAGTTTGTGATAGGATTTCGGCAACGGTAGAACCAACTCTATCTTAGCCTGTACAATCTGTTCATCCCACagtttctttaataaaacacaaccGTCATTTATTAAAGACCCTTTCGGGTTCGCAATTTTATTCGCCAATCCCAAACTAAATTGATGAGTtggtattttattataaaagcacaatttttttatttgaaaaattttaaactttattagATTTAAAAACCAATGGGTTTCTGTTATTTTTATCAACCCATTTCACTAAATTTGAATGTGGAAGCAGGGATTTATGTAAAATATCCactgatttttttgcttttgttcgtaattgtttgtgaaatttttttctttaaaaaaaaattgttacaagtttttaaaaacaaatgaatgacataaaatgcttttaaaaattgattgaaaatacaaaaatcttatgAATTCTTTCACATTTAGTATGGAGCCTTAAAAAATAAGTGTAAAAGTGGAGTTAgctttttttaaactaagccgATAATATAAAGTAACTAATGGAAAATAAgttataattttcatttaacgTTTAttgaagtattattttttttaccaataccAAAGTAATTGTTTGTGGGTATAACAATACTATACAGTACGACGAGGTAAGGTAAtatagaaaagtttattttttttaaaacctctctaacgattttgatacaATCGCAAGGTGTAATGCAACAAATAAGGTGGAACTTTTgttataaagaaaatattttttaaaacgttaTGAATGGTTCCTGCcatacaagcattttttttatttctgaatgtCTCATGTTGTTTTCTATTtggttttgagatttttgaaatctagttttgtaattgtgtacgaaatctgtgcgtataaaaaaacatttttaaaataaaacaacaacaacaaatgttcaggcaaatgtcaaacagaggagtgtgtgtgaaagtgcgtgtgcttGTATGCGTGCATCTTTATAAAAATCCagattcagatttttgaatctcagattcatttttttgcatCTCAAgccgcaaatagatcatgaaatctgagattttccACTTTTTCCCCTCATCACTCCCTctttcagctgtcagattcacaaatctgattctgaatctcgtcaatagaaaaccacatcataaataattatttccgattaaaaaaaatatggaaccGTTGAAGAAAgcgtcttaaaaaaaacaaatttttggatttttaaaaaaatttatatttttttttttgaaaactggtttgttcaaatttggtttttaatgtTGATTAACAGGCttaatacaatggtgtagctgtggctgtatcttgtagtactgtcaaaattttactgagggaaacaacaacaaaagttggcggcagctgagcaaagagttgagaattcttcaacttgcgcCACAAACTACAGCCACAGCtccaccattgtattcagggggtaatatttttttagaaataacaTACAAACTTTTTCCTTTTTAGGAAtaggtatacaaaattatttttttttaaagactaacgatttttaaattttttttgtttctaaaaatttctttttaaacgaaaaatcaAATGGCGTACATCGTTTTGTAgtcaaaatcaatttaaacagcgtttataaaaacaaatttatgctTTCTTTTAGATTACTAATGTTTATGAAATTACTTAAGAAATAAAATCATGTAATTATTccttcttttgtttttcattcaaatatcgTTTCAACTTATAAATGGACCTTTCGAAATTGTATCTATAAGACTTGTTTTAACAAATCGTTTCAATAATAGTACCAACCATTTAGCTTAAAAAACAATCTAAACTAATGTAAAATCCCTAACAATTTTTGTAACTGTTGTTTTAGATTTACAGACACTATAACAGAATAGATAGCGGTAgtattaaatttgtttcttattatCTATATTGGAATATGTTGTTGCAACTATGTAATTAAAAACGATCTTAATTAGTTCACCACGACTGAACGTGCGATACAGTCGTGTATGCACTGTGAAAGGTAGCTTACACTTCAACTGGGTTGgactttttttacttgcgatttaGGTGCTACTTATATCAAGTTAGACATTACTAAAAAAAGGATCAATTAAACATAGGCGTTGCAGCCTAAACGGAATGATCGATTTATCTTCAAACTCGGTATGTACCGTTTTTCAAGACTTTCAAGAGgggttttttggaattaatttttaagaaccGAAAGTAAGGTTACTTCCCAAATATCCATTTTGGTAAAgttcaattttctttaaaacggcTCAAaggattttaatgaaaaaattcaagtatttattttttagacaAGGCATAGCTTTTGACGAAAAGTCTTTTTCAtagaagcgtttttattttaggaaattttttttttatgaaatagcaTTTATACAGTTTTAATATACGAATGattgatattttgaaaaaataaaataacatttttttttggaaaatctaaCTTTTGAAATTCTCGTCCGAAAAAAGAACTGAACGAAACTAAGCAATTCGCCATTATAGTTAATTAGCTTGTATTCGTTTATTTTCATACGACACCATCAGGGAtgggactttttgaaaaaaatgtcgaagtagatttgaacaaaaaacgcagtagattcatttttatcgcagtagatttttatatttttagaatttcataaaaaataacaaaaactaaacattagaaaatataacaaaaacggaccaaaacaaaaatttatgcatttttgtattaattatacgtaaaaacaCACGTTACgtattaaggcttaactacattggctcaaaaagtgaaaaagtacaaaagtgaaaattttcaaacacatttttctatagtttttcgggatgaaaaattaaaacaaatgatgaagAAAGCTTACtttttggtctaataaacaatttgtatactcttttccacaaaacaattgcgctagccagaaaaaaaatattttcacttttgtaggtactttttcaaaaagtggtgtatgtagttaagcctttagaatgagattgactgcattcagaagaacgatcaaacaaataatataaataatatgctgataatatttttacatgagATTCACGTGGAAATTTTCCACACGAAGCATTTTTGTTCGCATGGAATTTTAATAACGGCAAAACTAGTTCTTTGTTCGCCACTAAATTTTAAGTGAGAAGAGATCTGTCGACTACCTCGCAgagtgttgccagaatattttagaagcaaggagccgattttgaaaattt
This DNA window, taken from Episyrphus balteatus chromosome 2, idEpiBalt1.1, whole genome shotgun sequence, encodes the following:
- the LOC129912751 gene encoding putative alpha-L-fucosidase gives rise to the protein MIRRHLPVLVILSITVLFLCFDKVNSSKFNFECGDLDCDNKIRQKYEPTWESLDKRPLPQWYDDAKVGIFLHWGVYSVPSYGSEWFWTNWQGQKVPSYIDFMKKNYRPGFTYQEFAKEFTAELFNATQWALLFQDSGAKYVVLTSKHHDGFALWPSSHSFSWNSKDVGPGIDIIGELSEAIREKTSIRFGLYYSLFEWFNRLYVQDKLHIFLENKYVQDKVLPELHELIELYNPEVIWSDGDWEAPPPYWNSTDFIAWLYNESPVRDTVVTNDRWGFATHCLHGDFWTCSDRYNPGVLQPHKWENAFTLDKTSWGQRYDTTLADYMTSKELIKELVTTVSCGGNILVNVGPTKYGTILPIFEERLRDMGKWLDMNGEAIYGTKPWLHQNDTVTPGVWYTSSMLPNGGTSVYAIVLDYPYDDNEIDLYALNDLIDGSSKISLLGMPNTSIKWSLTKTSLHIKFPGKHLVDKYKLDFAWTFKIIL